The Cucurbita pepo subsp. pepo cultivar mu-cu-16 chromosome LG08, ASM280686v2, whole genome shotgun sequence genome contains a region encoding:
- the LOC111800042 gene encoding ABC transporter G family member 22-like isoform X1 → MEKTSSLGLARTKSDQLLEKVAAAFKSPTSSREANGVVGESGSSTLSRKPSKQTLTAPSPGCGSGSGRNTHIRKSRSAQLKLDLDDLGSGAALSRASSASLGLSFSFTGFTLPPDEIADSKTFSDEDIPEDVQAGTRKARFQTEPTMPIHLKFTDVTYKVIIKGLRTNVEKEILNGITGLVHPGEVLALMGPSGSGKTTLLNLLGGRLIRSTVGGSITYNDQPYNKFLKSRIGFVMQEDVLFPHLTVKETLRYAALLRLSRTLTKEQKEKRAMDIIYELGLEKCQDTMIGGSFVRGVSGGERRRVCIGNEILINPSLLFLDEPTSGLDSTTALRIVQILHEIAEAGKTVVTTIHQPSSRLFHNFDKLILLGKGNLIYYGKAAEAMNYFSSIGCSPLIAMNPAEFLLDLANGNLNDVSVPSELEDKVQVENSEPDSRLDRPSPALVQEYLVEAYETRVAEKEKRKMLAPLMLDEELKSKVKSSKRQWGASWWEQYSILFHRGIKERRHEYFSWLRITQVLATAVILGLLWWRSESGTPKGLHDQAGLLFFIAVFWGFFPVFTAIFTFPQERAMLNKERAADMYRFSAYFLARTTSDLPLDLLLPILFLLVVYFMAGLRLSAAPFFLTMVTVFLCIVAAQGLGLAIGATLMDVKKATTLASVTVMTFMLAGGFFVQKVPVFVSWIRFVSFNYHTYKLLLKVQYNNILPTVKGMKMDNGVVEVTALIAMAFGYRLLAYISLRRMKLSGV, encoded by the exons ATGGAGAAAACAAGTTCGTTAGGATTGGCGAGGACGAAATCCGATCAACTGTTGGAGAAGGTGGCAGCAGCATTCAAGTCACCGACGTCGAGCAGAGAGGCAAATGGGGTGGTCGGGGAGAGTGGTAGCTCGACGTTGTCGAGGAAGCCGAGCAAGCAGACGCTGACAGCTCCTTCACCGGGGTGTGGCAGTGGCAGTGGTCGAAACACACACATCAGGAAGTCTAGGAGTGCACAACTGAAGCTGGATTTGGATGACTTGGGCAGTGGTGCAGCCCTGAGTAGAGCTTCAAGTGCTAGCTTGGGCTTGTCATTCTCCTTCACTGGCTTCACACTGCCACCTGATGAAATTGCTGATTCCAAGACATTTAGTGATGAAGATATAC CAGAGGATGTACAAGCAGGAACACGCAAGGCCAGATTTCAAACAGAACCAACCATGCCTATTCATCTCAAG TTCACAGATGTTACTTATAAAGTAATTATAAAAGGATTGCGGACAAATGTGGAGAAAGAGATCCTGAATGGGATTACCGGTTTGGTACACCCAGGCGAAGTTCTGGCCTTAATGGGACCTTCTGGAAGTGGCAAGACAACATTACTCAATCTGCTCGGAGGGCGGCTCATACGATCTACAGTTGGTGGTTCAATTACCTACAATGATCAACCATACAATAAGTTCCTGAAAAGCAG GATAGGATTCGTGATGCAGGAGGATGTTCTATTTCCCCACTTGACAGTGAAAGAAACATTGAGATATGCAGCTTTGCTACGACTGTCAAGAACATTGACAAAAGAGCAAAAGGAAAAGCGTGCTATGGACATTATCTATGAGCTGGGCCTTGAAAA GTGCCAGGATACAATGATTGGTGGCTCCTTTGTCCGTGGGGTTTCGGGTGGAGAAAGGCGTCGGGTCTGTATAGGCAATGAGATCTTAATCAACCcctctctcctctttcttgATGAACCAACCTCAGGCTTGGATTCTACAACTGCATTGAGAATTGTTCAGATTTTACATGAGATAGCTGAA GCTGGGAAGACCGTGGTGACAACGATTCACCAACCATCAAGCAGACTATTCCACAACTTCGACAAGCTAATTCTTCTTGGGAAGGGAAACTTAATCTATTATGGAAAAGCAGCAGAAGCAATGAACTATTTCTCATCTATAGGATGTTCCCCACTTATTGCAATGAATCCTGCTGAGTTCTTGCTTGACCTTGCAAATGGCAACCTCAATGATGTGTCTGTTCCATCAGAGCTAGAGGATAAGGTGCAAGTAGAGAATTCTGAGCCTGACAGTAGGCTCGATAGACCTTCTCCAGCTCTTGTGCAGGAG TATCTTGTGGAGGCTTACGAGACGAGAGTTgcagagaaggaaaagaggaaGATGCTCGCACCTCTAATGCTCGACGAAGAGCTGAAATCGAAGGTGAAGTCTTCGAAAAGGCAATGGGGAGCGAGCTGGTGGGAACAATATTCGATACTGTTCCATAGAGGAATTAAAGAAAGGCGCCATGAATACTTCAGCTGGCTGAGAATCACTCAAGTTCTCGCCACCGCCGTTATCTTAGGGTTACTGTGGTGGCGATCGGAAAGTGGCACTCCAAAAGGCTTGCATGACCAG GCTGGATTGCTGTTCTTCATAGCAGTGTTTTGGGGATTCTTCCCAGTGTTCACAGCAATATTCACATTCCCTCAAGAAAGAGCAATGCTAAACAAAGAAAGAGCGGCTGATATGTACAGATTCAGCGCTTACTTTTTGGCAAGAACCACAAGTGATCTTCCACTTGATCTTTTGTTGCctattcttttccttcttgttgTCTACTTCATGGCAGGCCTAAGGCTTAGCGCTGCTCCTTTCTTCCTCACCATGGTCACTGTCTTCCTCTGCATTGTGGCTGCTCAG GGCCTTGGCTTGGCTATTGGAGCTACGCTCATGGATGTCAAGAAGGCCACGACTTTAGCCTCGGTCACCGTCATGACCTTCATGCTTGCCGGTGGATTCTTTGTACAA AAAGTTCCGGTGTTCGTGTCTTGGATCCGTTTCGTGTCATTCAACTATCACACATACAAGCTTCTCCTAAAGGTGCAGTACAACAACATCCTACCTACCGTAAAGGGTATGAAAATGGACAACGGAGTAGTCGAAGTTACTGCTCTAATCGCCATGGCTTTCGGGTATCGTCTCTTAGCTTACATTTCGTTGAGGAGGATGAAACTGTCAGGAGTTTAA
- the LOC111800042 gene encoding ABC transporter G family member 22-like isoform X2: protein MEKTSSLGLARTKSDQLLEKVAAAFKSPTSSREANGVVGESGSSTLSRKPSKQTLTAPSPGCGSGSGRNTHIRKSRSAQLKLDLDDLGSGAALSRASSASLGLSFSFTGFTLPPDEIADSKTFSDEDIQDVQAGTRKARFQTEPTMPIHLKFTDVTYKVIIKGLRTNVEKEILNGITGLVHPGEVLALMGPSGSGKTTLLNLLGGRLIRSTVGGSITYNDQPYNKFLKSRIGFVMQEDVLFPHLTVKETLRYAALLRLSRTLTKEQKEKRAMDIIYELGLEKCQDTMIGGSFVRGVSGGERRRVCIGNEILINPSLLFLDEPTSGLDSTTALRIVQILHEIAEAGKTVVTTIHQPSSRLFHNFDKLILLGKGNLIYYGKAAEAMNYFSSIGCSPLIAMNPAEFLLDLANGNLNDVSVPSELEDKVQVENSEPDSRLDRPSPALVQEYLVEAYETRVAEKEKRKMLAPLMLDEELKSKVKSSKRQWGASWWEQYSILFHRGIKERRHEYFSWLRITQVLATAVILGLLWWRSESGTPKGLHDQAGLLFFIAVFWGFFPVFTAIFTFPQERAMLNKERAADMYRFSAYFLARTTSDLPLDLLLPILFLLVVYFMAGLRLSAAPFFLTMVTVFLCIVAAQGLGLAIGATLMDVKKATTLASVTVMTFMLAGGFFVQKVPVFVSWIRFVSFNYHTYKLLLKVQYNNILPTVKGMKMDNGVVEVTALIAMAFGYRLLAYISLRRMKLSGV, encoded by the exons ATGGAGAAAACAAGTTCGTTAGGATTGGCGAGGACGAAATCCGATCAACTGTTGGAGAAGGTGGCAGCAGCATTCAAGTCACCGACGTCGAGCAGAGAGGCAAATGGGGTGGTCGGGGAGAGTGGTAGCTCGACGTTGTCGAGGAAGCCGAGCAAGCAGACGCTGACAGCTCCTTCACCGGGGTGTGGCAGTGGCAGTGGTCGAAACACACACATCAGGAAGTCTAGGAGTGCACAACTGAAGCTGGATTTGGATGACTTGGGCAGTGGTGCAGCCCTGAGTAGAGCTTCAAGTGCTAGCTTGGGCTTGTCATTCTCCTTCACTGGCTTCACACTGCCACCTGATGAAATTGCTGATTCCAAGACATTTAGTGATGAAGATATAC AGGATGTACAAGCAGGAACACGCAAGGCCAGATTTCAAACAGAACCAACCATGCCTATTCATCTCAAG TTCACAGATGTTACTTATAAAGTAATTATAAAAGGATTGCGGACAAATGTGGAGAAAGAGATCCTGAATGGGATTACCGGTTTGGTACACCCAGGCGAAGTTCTGGCCTTAATGGGACCTTCTGGAAGTGGCAAGACAACATTACTCAATCTGCTCGGAGGGCGGCTCATACGATCTACAGTTGGTGGTTCAATTACCTACAATGATCAACCATACAATAAGTTCCTGAAAAGCAG GATAGGATTCGTGATGCAGGAGGATGTTCTATTTCCCCACTTGACAGTGAAAGAAACATTGAGATATGCAGCTTTGCTACGACTGTCAAGAACATTGACAAAAGAGCAAAAGGAAAAGCGTGCTATGGACATTATCTATGAGCTGGGCCTTGAAAA GTGCCAGGATACAATGATTGGTGGCTCCTTTGTCCGTGGGGTTTCGGGTGGAGAAAGGCGTCGGGTCTGTATAGGCAATGAGATCTTAATCAACCcctctctcctctttcttgATGAACCAACCTCAGGCTTGGATTCTACAACTGCATTGAGAATTGTTCAGATTTTACATGAGATAGCTGAA GCTGGGAAGACCGTGGTGACAACGATTCACCAACCATCAAGCAGACTATTCCACAACTTCGACAAGCTAATTCTTCTTGGGAAGGGAAACTTAATCTATTATGGAAAAGCAGCAGAAGCAATGAACTATTTCTCATCTATAGGATGTTCCCCACTTATTGCAATGAATCCTGCTGAGTTCTTGCTTGACCTTGCAAATGGCAACCTCAATGATGTGTCTGTTCCATCAGAGCTAGAGGATAAGGTGCAAGTAGAGAATTCTGAGCCTGACAGTAGGCTCGATAGACCTTCTCCAGCTCTTGTGCAGGAG TATCTTGTGGAGGCTTACGAGACGAGAGTTgcagagaaggaaaagaggaaGATGCTCGCACCTCTAATGCTCGACGAAGAGCTGAAATCGAAGGTGAAGTCTTCGAAAAGGCAATGGGGAGCGAGCTGGTGGGAACAATATTCGATACTGTTCCATAGAGGAATTAAAGAAAGGCGCCATGAATACTTCAGCTGGCTGAGAATCACTCAAGTTCTCGCCACCGCCGTTATCTTAGGGTTACTGTGGTGGCGATCGGAAAGTGGCACTCCAAAAGGCTTGCATGACCAG GCTGGATTGCTGTTCTTCATAGCAGTGTTTTGGGGATTCTTCCCAGTGTTCACAGCAATATTCACATTCCCTCAAGAAAGAGCAATGCTAAACAAAGAAAGAGCGGCTGATATGTACAGATTCAGCGCTTACTTTTTGGCAAGAACCACAAGTGATCTTCCACTTGATCTTTTGTTGCctattcttttccttcttgttgTCTACTTCATGGCAGGCCTAAGGCTTAGCGCTGCTCCTTTCTTCCTCACCATGGTCACTGTCTTCCTCTGCATTGTGGCTGCTCAG GGCCTTGGCTTGGCTATTGGAGCTACGCTCATGGATGTCAAGAAGGCCACGACTTTAGCCTCGGTCACCGTCATGACCTTCATGCTTGCCGGTGGATTCTTTGTACAA AAAGTTCCGGTGTTCGTGTCTTGGATCCGTTTCGTGTCATTCAACTATCACACATACAAGCTTCTCCTAAAGGTGCAGTACAACAACATCCTACCTACCGTAAAGGGTATGAAAATGGACAACGGAGTAGTCGAAGTTACTGCTCTAATCGCCATGGCTTTCGGGTATCGTCTCTTAGCTTACATTTCGTTGAGGAGGATGAAACTGTCAGGAGTTTAA